The following proteins are encoded in a genomic region of Syntrophotaleaceae bacterium:
- a CDS encoding OmpA family protein yields the protein MLSVVVLTIFDPLFFPIGRHAMKTVRSALALLFLIFLLIPGISQAGLKTGVVSVSPMIGGIIMEGDQNLDEDLAFSLGLGYNFTQAFGLEAVVSMANLEEEDTDDNVDLMTYRLDALYHFMPDSMLVPYLAVGAGLYDLDNDDEFMANAGGGLLYYFAENIALRADVRYLAAFNESNLESNLLYTAGLKFQFSGVAAPAKAEPMDSDGDGVTDDLDKCPGTPRGVAVDANGCPLDSDGDGVTDDLDQCPGTPKGVPVDAKGCPLDSDGDGVTDDIDECPGTPQGAPVDAKGCPLDSDGDGVPDYRDKCPNTIKGMPVDETGCDLKLTLHINFDLDKAEIKPEFKDEVRKAAEFVQANPNVPYILIAGHTDSLGSDAYNQKLSLRRAEAVREALIKDYGLDGERLKVRGYGETTPVATNATPEGRYENRRVELICCAVLPE from the coding sequence ATGCTCTCAGTCGTTGTCCTGACCATATTTGATCCACTTTTCTTTCCAATCGGGAGACATGCCATGAAAACCGTGAGATCTGCCTTAGCCCTTCTGTTTTTAATCTTCCTGCTCATTCCAGGGATCAGCCAGGCCGGACTGAAAACCGGAGTTGTATCGGTTTCTCCGATGATTGGAGGAATCATCATGGAAGGAGATCAGAATCTGGACGAAGACTTGGCCTTCAGCCTCGGTCTCGGCTACAACTTCACCCAGGCCTTCGGCCTGGAAGCGGTTGTTTCCATGGCCAATCTGGAGGAGGAGGACACCGATGACAATGTGGATCTGATGACCTACCGGCTCGATGCCTTGTACCACTTCATGCCGGACAGCATGCTCGTTCCCTATCTCGCGGTGGGTGCAGGACTCTATGACCTGGACAACGACGATGAATTCATGGCGAACGCCGGAGGCGGTCTGCTTTACTATTTCGCCGAAAACATCGCCCTGCGGGCGGACGTGAGATATCTGGCGGCCTTCAACGAAAGCAATCTGGAAAGCAACCTGCTCTACACCGCCGGCCTGAAGTTCCAGTTTTCCGGCGTTGCCGCGCCCGCCAAAGCCGAACCGATGGACAGCGACGGCGACGGCGTGACGGATGATCTCGACAAATGCCCGGGCACCCCCCGGGGAGTTGCGGTCGATGCCAACGGATGTCCGCTGGACAGCGATGGCGATGGTGTGACCGACGATCTCGATCAGTGCCCCGGCACCCCCAAGGGTGTTCCCGTTGACGCCAAAGGTTGCCCGCTGGACAGTGACGGCGATGGTGTCACCGACGACATCGACGAATGTCCCGGCACCCCCCAGGGAGCTCCCGTTGACGCCAAAGGTTGCCCGCTGGACAGCGACGGCGACGGCGTTCCCGACTATCGGGACAAGTGCCCCAATACAATCAAAGGCATGCCCGTCGATGAAACCGGCTGCGATCTGAAACTTACTCTCCATATCAACTTCGATCTGGATAAGGCCGAGATAAAACCGGAGTTTAAGGATGAAGTGAGGAAGGCGGCCGAGTTCGTTCAAGCCAATCCCAACGTCCCCTATATCCTCATAGCCGGTCATACCGACAGTCTCGGCAGTGACGCGTACAACCAGAAACTCTCCCTGCGGCGGGCCGAAGCCGTCCGGGAAGCTTTGATCAAGGATTACGGTCTCGACGGCGAGCGGTTGAAGGTTCGCGGATACGGAGAAACCACTCCGGTTGCAACCAACGCCACCCCCGAGGGGCGGTACGAGAACCGGCGGGTGGAATTGATCTGCTGTGCCGTCCTTCCTGAATAG
- a CDS encoding cytochrome c produces MKKYRRFIDAGLLLLGAAVLILLLMAPPATTPKLPANDIHQQFVETAVAHGKKTAEKGCGDCHNPDAIPLPDNHPAGYRCLFCHRLPTR; encoded by the coding sequence ATGAAAAAGTATCGCCGCTTCATCGATGCCGGGCTGCTGCTGCTCGGGGCCGCCGTCCTCATCCTGCTGCTCATGGCCCCTCCCGCCACCACCCCGAAACTGCCCGCCAACGATATCCACCAACAGTTTGTCGAAACAGCCGTTGCTCACGGCAAAAAAACCGCGGAAAAAGGGTGCGGCGACTGTCATAATCCCGACGCCATCCCTCTGCCGGACAATCATCCCGCCGGCTACCGCTGCCTGTTCTGCCACCGCCTGCCGACCCGCTAA
- a CDS encoding acyl-CoA dehydratase activase produces MTGFGIDLGSRQVKFAAMEGETILWLRDVPTIPFYKEHASRRDGQLLLDLAGLDLPGFDDTPGIPLVATGYGRNALNLAGIKIVPEIQAHVAGARLQTGFSTFTLLDLGGQDSKVARVEDGILVDFLMNDKCAASSGRYLENMAKVLDISLDELAQYHADPVPLDATCGIFGESELIGRIIEGHSLPSLCAGVNQTLIKRVMPMLRRFPLDRIVLTGGVAKNQAFRHLLGAATGADLVLPRYPQHNGAIGCATLAASASRKTE; encoded by the coding sequence ATGACCGGTTTCGGCATCGATCTCGGCAGTCGCCAGGTGAAGTTCGCGGCAATGGAAGGGGAGACGATCCTGTGGCTGCGGGATGTCCCCACCATCCCCTTCTATAAGGAACATGCGTCCAGGCGGGATGGCCAACTGCTGCTGGACCTCGCAGGCCTTGATCTGCCCGGATTCGACGACACCCCAGGCATTCCCCTGGTCGCTACCGGCTACGGCCGCAACGCCCTCAATCTGGCCGGCATCAAAATCGTTCCCGAGATCCAGGCGCATGTGGCCGGAGCCCGCCTGCAGACCGGATTTTCGACCTTCACCCTGCTCGATCTCGGCGGCCAGGACTCCAAGGTGGCCCGGGTCGAAGACGGGATACTGGTCGATTTCCTGATGAACGACAAATGCGCCGCCTCCTCCGGCCGCTACCTGGAAAACATGGCCAAGGTCCTCGACATTTCGCTGGATGAACTGGCCCAATATCACGCCGACCCCGTTCCCCTGGATGCCACCTGCGGCATCTTCGGAGAAAGCGAACTGATCGGCAGGATCATTGAGGGCCACTCCCTCCCCAGCCTCTGCGCGGGGGTCAACCAAACCCTGATCAAGCGGGTCATGCCGATGTTGCGCCGATTCCCCCTCGACAGGATCGTCCTGACCGGAGGAGTAGCAAAAAACCAGGCTTTTCGCCACCTGCTCGGCGCCGCCACCGGTGCCGATCTTGTCCTGCCCCGCTACCCGCAGCACAACGGCGCCATCGGCTGCGCCACTCTCGCCGCTTCCGCGAGTCGGAAAACAGAATAA
- a CDS encoding 2-hydroxyacyl-CoA dehydratase, with the protein MEILFAAGRRPVDLNNVFITDPHCHDLIDEAEMAGFPRNSCGWIKGLYGATLRGGISEVIAVTEGDCSNTKALMEVLQLHGVTTIPFAYPYDRSSSSVAHEIDKLARYFGVTGEQVEEARRELNRIRRKVHEIDRLTWEENRVTGAENHYFQVCTSDMNGDADVYEKDLDRFLEEAHSRRPLTESLRLAYIGVPPIFTDLYRTLEEAGARVVFNETQRQFSMPYNVDSIVEQYRRYTYPYDIFFRLDDIEREISRRKVHGIIHYVQSFCFRQIEDLIVRKRFKTPILTLEGDRPGPLDARTRIRIEGFVEMLRMRQP; encoded by the coding sequence TTGGAAATCCTTTTCGCCGCGGGGCGGCGTCCGGTAGACCTGAACAACGTCTTCATTACCGATCCCCATTGCCACGACCTCATCGACGAGGCGGAAATGGCCGGTTTTCCCCGCAACAGCTGCGGGTGGATCAAGGGTCTTTACGGCGCCACCCTGCGTGGCGGCATCAGTGAAGTCATCGCCGTCACGGAAGGGGACTGCTCCAACACCAAGGCCCTGATGGAAGTCCTGCAGCTGCACGGGGTCACCACCATCCCATTTGCCTACCCTTACGATCGATCGTCTTCGAGTGTGGCCCACGAGATCGATAAACTTGCCCGCTACTTCGGTGTGACCGGCGAGCAGGTGGAGGAGGCACGCCGCGAGCTCAACCGGATCCGGCGGAAGGTTCATGAAATCGATCGCCTGACCTGGGAGGAAAACCGGGTGACGGGTGCGGAAAACCACTATTTTCAGGTGTGCACCTCGGACATGAACGGTGACGCCGATGTTTATGAAAAAGACCTGGACCGCTTTCTCGAAGAAGCGCACAGCCGCAGGCCGCTGACAGAATCCCTCAGGCTGGCCTACATCGGCGTGCCCCCGATATTCACCGATCTCTACCGGACCCTCGAGGAGGCCGGCGCCCGGGTGGTGTTCAATGAGACCCAACGCCAGTTTTCCATGCCCTACAATGTCGATTCCATCGTTGAGCAATACCGGAGATACACCTACCCCTACGATATCTTTTTCCGACTGGACGATATCGAACGGGAAATTTCCCGGCGCAAGGTGCACGGCATCATCCACTATGTGCAATCCTTCTGCTTCCGGCAGATCGAGGACCTCATCGTCCGCAAGCGCTTCAAGACCCCGATCCTGACCCTGGAAGGGGACAGGCCCGGCCCGCTGGACGCCCGCACCAGGATCCGGATCGAGGGGTTCGTCGAAATGCTCCGCATGAGGCAGCCATGA
- the murI gene encoding glutamate racemase has protein sequence MPERAIGVFDSGIGGLTVLKEILRFLPGEELFYLGDTARVPYGTKSPATVLRYAVEAAGFLVRRQVKMLVVACNTASSVAISELEQRYCLPVMGVIEPGARRAASVTRSGKVGVIGTEGTIRSGAYTRAIQALDPDIRVFPSPCPLFVPLVEEGWVDHQVAHLVAREYLEPLKDQGIDTLVLGCTHYPLLKTTLRQVLGDEVMLIDSAEETAHLVAALLGKNGFLRSAAPGHPRYFVTDDPGRFTKVGGAFVGSLLQDVELVNLED, from the coding sequence TTGCCTGAACGCGCTATCGGTGTATTCGATTCCGGGATCGGCGGTCTGACCGTTCTCAAAGAAATATTACGCTTCCTGCCCGGAGAGGAACTGTTTTACCTTGGGGATACGGCACGGGTCCCCTATGGCACCAAGAGCCCGGCGACCGTGCTCCGCTACGCAGTGGAGGCGGCGGGGTTTCTCGTGCGGCGTCAGGTCAAGATGCTGGTGGTGGCCTGCAATACCGCATCATCGGTGGCTATCTCCGAATTGGAGCAGCGTTACTGCCTGCCGGTGATGGGAGTCATTGAACCGGGCGCCCGCAGGGCCGCTTCGGTCACGCGCAGCGGCAAAGTGGGGGTTATCGGCACCGAGGGCACCATCCGCAGCGGGGCCTATACCCGTGCAATCCAGGCTCTGGATCCGGACATCAGGGTCTTTCCATCCCCCTGCCCCCTTTTCGTACCCCTTGTGGAAGAGGGGTGGGTGGATCACCAGGTCGCCCATCTGGTCGCTCGGGAATATCTGGAACCTTTGAAAGACCAAGGCATCGACACCCTCGTCCTGGGTTGCACTCACTATCCCTTGCTCAAGACGACCCTGCGCCAGGTTCTGGGTGACGAGGTCATGCTCATCGATTCGGCCGAGGAAACAGCTCATCTGGTGGCCGCCCTGCTTGGGAAAAACGGCTTTCTGCGGAGCGCCGCTCCCGGTCATCCCCGCTATTTCGTTACCGACGATCCGGGCCGCTTCACAAAGGTCGGAGGCGCCTTCGTCGGTTCTCTTTTGCAGGATGTCGAACTGGTGAATCTGGAAGATTAG
- a CDS encoding GerMN domain-containing protein has protein sequence MEVPFWGKIVILVLLLALLVIGVLLFQKYRSAAPQLPAATETVEEPQVIREVRLYFGDDEALFLVAETRELENCLEDEACLQQTVQALLDGPSGDLIPIMPKNVAIRSVSEQEGVATIDFSREFVTGHPGGSVSELFTVYGLANTLADNFPYIRQVRILVEGQAIETLKGHVDLSRAVAADFRFVRRLDAGTGTEAGAVRGAEEVTADFPMAEPGEAETFYPEAYPEASSSPLQGEMPLPESDLPEEEMFQNDGETPTEVTP, from the coding sequence ATGGAAGTTCCCTTCTGGGGAAAGATAGTCATTCTCGTTCTTTTGCTGGCCCTGCTGGTGATCGGCGTTCTCCTGTTTCAAAAATACCGGTCGGCCGCCCCGCAGCTGCCTGCCGCAACCGAAACGGTTGAGGAGCCGCAGGTCATCCGCGAGGTACGCCTTTATTTTGGAGACGACGAAGCCCTGTTTCTGGTGGCCGAGACCCGGGAGTTGGAAAACTGCCTTGAGGACGAGGCCTGTTTGCAACAGACCGTTCAGGCCCTGCTCGACGGCCCCAGTGGCGATCTGATTCCGATCATGCCCAAAAACGTCGCCATCAGGAGCGTATCCGAGCAGGAGGGGGTGGCCACCATCGATTTCAGTCGTGAATTCGTGACCGGACATCCGGGCGGTAGCGTTTCCGAACTCTTTACGGTTTATGGCCTCGCCAATACCCTGGCGGATAATTTCCCCTACATCCGGCAGGTTCGCATCCTGGTCGAGGGTCAAGCGATCGAAACCCTCAAGGGCCATGTCGATCTGAGCCGGGCGGTGGCCGCGGATTTCCGCTTTGTTCGCCGTCTCGATGCAGGAACCGGCACCGAGGCCGGTGCCGTACGGGGCGCCGAAGAGGTTACCGCGGATTTCCCGATGGCCGAGCCGGGGGAGGCCGAAACATTTTATCCTGAGGCCTACCCTGAGGCCAGTTCCAGCCCGCTGCAGGGGGAGATGCCTCTGCCGGAATCTGACCTGCCCGAGGAAGAGATGTTTCAGAACGACGGGGAAACCCCAACGGAGGTGACGCCATGA
- a CDS encoding homocysteine S-methyltransferase family protein, with protein sequence MNDFLQAIGERILVLDGAMGTLLQERGLKPGGCPEEMNLTDPAVVAGIHREYAESGADIIVTNSFGGSREKLAHYGLEKRVAEINARAVDLAREAAGSKGFVAASIGPTGRFLRPVGDAVFDEMVEIFGEQVRAFAAAGADLITLETFLDIAELRAAVIACREFSGLPVMALMTFEDGGRTVLGTSPQAAAVTLDALQVDVIGSNCGLGVDGIYQVLERMREVTNRPLIAQANAGLPKLVDGRTVFNATPEEMTAYHERMIQLGVRVIGGCCGTTPAHIKAMREALEGRDQAWTPPPRRCFLSSRTGVVEIGGKAPCAIIGERINPTGRKGYVAELREGKTAYIRREAQEQVVAGADLLDINCGAPGVDEPACLKRAVQAAVGVTGVPLVLDSSDPAALEKGLKAADGKVLINSVSGEEKSLRAVLPLARKYGAAVIGLALDGAGIPETAEERARVARTILQAAVGIGLPREDVIIDCLTLTVSAEQKRAMETIRTLRLVQDELGLATVLGVSNISFGLPSRPVLSSAFFTMALEAGLAAAIINPKEERMMDAYRSSMVLLGKDLRAERYIAAYSTAAAPAPPAADSQAPIRERLAAAIIGGDKEGVTGLVEKALAENLSPAEISNEGLLPGLEEVGRLFGDNRIFLPQVMLSAETMQTAFARLKQEMQGAASSSLGRILMATVEGDIHDIGKNIVCTLLENHGFEIIDLGKNVPAARIVEEAEKRQVDAVGLSALMTTTINQMDVTIKQLRDAGVQVFTMVGGAVVTQDYADAIGADLYAADAMEAVKKIKILLKKPGPTVSV encoded by the coding sequence ATGAACGATTTTCTGCAGGCGATCGGGGAGCGGATTCTGGTGCTGGACGGAGCCATGGGAACCCTTCTTCAGGAACGGGGGCTGAAACCGGGAGGCTGTCCGGAGGAGATGAACCTGACCGATCCGGCCGTGGTCGCCGGAATTCACCGGGAATATGCCGAATCGGGCGCCGATATTATCGTCACCAACAGTTTCGGCGGCAGCCGGGAGAAGCTGGCCCATTACGGGCTGGAAAAAAGGGTCGCTGAAATCAATGCCCGGGCGGTTGATCTGGCCCGCGAGGCGGCAGGTTCGAAGGGATTCGTTGCGGCCTCCATCGGACCGACCGGGCGCTTTCTGAGACCGGTGGGGGATGCCGTTTTCGATGAAATGGTCGAAATTTTCGGGGAACAGGTGCGGGCCTTTGCGGCCGCGGGTGCCGACCTGATCACCCTGGAAACCTTCCTCGACATCGCCGAATTGCGGGCGGCGGTGATCGCCTGCCGCGAGTTTTCCGGTTTGCCGGTCATGGCCCTGATGACCTTCGAGGATGGCGGGCGTACCGTGCTCGGTACTTCGCCGCAGGCCGCCGCCGTGACTCTCGACGCTCTTCAGGTCGATGTGATCGGCTCCAATTGTGGTCTGGGCGTGGACGGGATCTATCAGGTGCTCGAGCGGATGCGGGAGGTCACCAACCGGCCGCTGATCGCCCAGGCCAATGCCGGACTGCCGAAGCTTGTGGATGGCCGAACCGTTTTCAACGCCACTCCCGAAGAGATGACCGCTTATCACGAGCGGATGATCCAGCTCGGCGTGCGGGTTATCGGAGGCTGCTGCGGGACCACTCCCGCTCATATCAAGGCCATGCGCGAGGCTCTCGAAGGCAGGGACCAGGCCTGGACGCCTCCGCCCCGGCGCTGTTTTCTCTCGAGCCGGACCGGCGTCGTGGAGATCGGCGGAAAGGCTCCTTGCGCCATCATCGGTGAGAGGATCAATCCGACCGGACGCAAGGGTTACGTGGCCGAGCTGCGGGAGGGCAAGACGGCCTACATCCGTCGTGAAGCCCAGGAGCAGGTTGTGGCCGGCGCCGACCTGCTCGACATTAATTGCGGCGCCCCCGGAGTCGATGAGCCGGCCTGTCTGAAAAGGGCGGTCCAGGCGGCCGTGGGGGTGACCGGCGTTCCGCTGGTCCTCGATTCCTCCGACCCGGCTGCACTTGAAAAGGGCCTCAAGGCCGCGGACGGAAAGGTGCTGATCAACTCGGTTTCCGGCGAGGAAAAGAGCCTCCGGGCCGTATTGCCCCTGGCCCGCAAGTATGGTGCGGCCGTCATCGGCCTGGCGCTGGACGGCGCCGGAATCCCGGAGACGGCCGAGGAGCGGGCAAGGGTGGCACGGACCATTCTGCAGGCGGCCGTGGGGATCGGATTGCCTCGCGAGGATGTGATCATCGACTGCCTGACCCTGACGGTCTCCGCCGAGCAGAAACGGGCCATGGAGACCATCCGTACCCTGCGGCTGGTGCAGGACGAACTTGGGCTAGCCACAGTGCTCGGGGTCAGCAACATCTCCTTCGGATTGCCGTCCCGTCCCGTCCTCTCCTCCGCCTTTTTCACCATGGCCCTTGAAGCCGGGCTTGCCGCCGCCATCATCAATCCGAAGGAAGAGAGGATGATGGATGCCTACCGGTCCTCCATGGTCCTTCTCGGCAAGGACCTGCGGGCGGAACGCTACATTGCCGCCTACAGCACCGCCGCTGCGCCCGCCCCTCCGGCGGCCGACAGTCAGGCGCCGATTCGGGAAAGGCTGGCGGCCGCCATCATCGGCGGCGACAAGGAAGGGGTCACCGGGTTGGTGGAAAAAGCCCTGGCCGAAAACCTCAGCCCGGCCGAAATCAGCAACGAAGGGCTGCTCCCGGGGCTGGAAGAGGTCGGCCGCCTGTTCGGCGACAACCGCATTTTCCTGCCCCAGGTCATGCTGTCGGCCGAAACCATGCAGACCGCCTTCGCCCGGCTTAAACAGGAAATGCAGGGGGCGGCCTCGTCGAGTCTCGGCCGGATTCTGATGGCGACCGTGGAGGGAGACATTCACGATATCGGCAAAAACATCGTCTGCACCCTGCTGGAAAACCACGGTTTCGAAATCATCGATCTGGGCAAGAACGTTCCGGCCGCACGCATTGTCGAGGAGGCCGAAAAACGGCAGGTGGATGCCGTCGGCCTTTCCGCACTGATGACCACCACGATCAATCAGATGGACGTGACCATAAAGCAGCTGCGGGATGCCGGAGTGCAGGTTTTCACCATGGTCGGCGGTGCCGTCGTTACCCAGGACTACGCCGATGCCATCGGTGCCGATCTCTATGCCGCCGACGCCATGGAGGCGGTCAAAAAAATCAAGATTCTTCTCAAAAAGCCGGGCCCGACAGTATCGGTTTGA
- a CDS encoding transketolase, with protein MKGSLRQMLSEENIRELEETARHLRVEVLKMLHTSQSGHTGGSLSAIDVMTVLFFQRMRHDPSNPHWEDRDRFILSKGHAAPALYACLANCDYFPTEDLKTLRRLGSHLQGHPDMNKTPGVEVCTGSLGQGLSQAVGLSLANRLAGRASRVYTLLGDGEMQEGQVWEAAMSAAHFKLGNLCAIIDQNGLQIDGETEKVMNVGPLGPKFLAFNWHVLEVDGHDIRAILLALNEAEQVVDRPTMIIARTVKGKGVPFFEHKASYHGVAPSDDELERALQVLALH; from the coding sequence ATGAAAGGAAGTTTGCGGCAGATGTTGAGCGAAGAAAACATCCGGGAGCTCGAAGAGACGGCCCGGCACCTCAGAGTCGAAGTATTGAAAATGCTCCATACCTCTCAGTCGGGGCATACCGGCGGCAGTCTGTCCGCCATCGATGTGATGACCGTCCTCTTTTTCCAGAGAATGCGTCACGACCCGAGCAACCCTCACTGGGAGGACCGCGACCGCTTCATCCTTTCGAAAGGGCATGCCGCACCGGCGCTCTACGCCTGCCTGGCCAACTGCGACTACTTCCCCACCGAGGATCTCAAGACCCTGCGTCGGCTCGGCAGCCATCTTCAGGGTCACCCGGACATGAACAAGACGCCCGGCGTGGAGGTCTGCACCGGGTCTCTCGGACAGGGGCTTTCCCAGGCCGTCGGCCTGTCCCTGGCCAACCGGCTGGCCGGACGTGCGTCCCGGGTGTACACCCTGCTGGGGGACGGCGAGATGCAGGAGGGGCAGGTCTGGGAGGCTGCCATGAGTGCAGCCCATTTCAAACTCGGCAACCTGTGCGCCATCATCGATCAGAACGGCTTGCAGATCGACGGAGAAACCGAGAAGGTCATGAACGTCGGACCGCTGGGACCCAAATTTCTCGCCTTCAACTGGCACGTGCTGGAAGTGGACGGCCACGACATCCGGGCCATTCTTCTGGCCCTGAACGAGGCCGAACAGGTCGTCGATCGGCCGACCATGATCATCGCCCGGACGGTCAAGGGCAAGGGAGTGCCCTTCTTCGAGCACAAGGCCAGCTACCACGGCGTCGCCCCCAGCGATGATGAACTTGAACGGGCCCTGCAGGTTCTGGCGTTGCACTGA